One Pantoea eucalypti genomic region harbors:
- the rsmB gene encoding 16S rRNA (cytosine(967)-C(5))-methyltransferase RsmB has translation MTKSINLRSLSAQLIERVVDKGESLNTALPAAQKKLSDKDSALVQEICFGVLRTLPQLEALIGKLMARPLTGKQRVLHYLIMVGLYQLEYTRVPAHAALAETVAGAEVLKRTSLKGLLNGVLRQFQRQREELLASIQDGPQRYLHPGWLLKRLQHAWPEQWQQIVEANNQRPPMWLRVNQQHHERDAWLALLTESGRNAQPADDVPDALRLDAPAPVSQLPGFGQGWVTVQDLSAQRCALLLEPQNGEQILDLCAAPGGKTTHILEIAPEAEVMAVDVDAQRLKRVEENLQRLGMKADVKQGDGRTPQQWCGDRPFDRILLDAPCSATGVIRRHPDIKWLRRDRDIAELAKLQSEILDAVWPHLKPGGTLIYATCSILPEENHQQIDAFLQRQHDAQAVPLRDAPANGLQVFPQAEGGDGFFYAKLIKKSGTN, from the coding sequence ATGACTAAATCAATCAACCTGCGTAGCCTCTCCGCCCAACTTATTGAGCGCGTTGTCGACAAGGGCGAATCCCTGAACACGGCACTGCCTGCCGCTCAGAAAAAACTCTCTGACAAAGATAGCGCGTTAGTGCAGGAGATCTGTTTTGGCGTGTTGCGTACATTACCGCAGCTTGAAGCGCTAATCGGTAAACTGATGGCGCGTCCCCTTACCGGTAAACAGCGGGTTCTGCACTATCTGATCATGGTCGGGCTTTACCAGCTGGAATATACACGCGTGCCTGCTCACGCCGCACTGGCAGAAACTGTCGCAGGGGCCGAAGTCCTGAAGCGCACCAGCCTGAAAGGCTTATTAAATGGTGTATTACGCCAGTTTCAGCGCCAGCGCGAAGAGCTGCTCGCCAGCATTCAGGATGGCCCGCAGCGGTATCTGCATCCGGGATGGCTGCTAAAGCGATTGCAGCATGCCTGGCCAGAACAGTGGCAGCAGATCGTCGAAGCCAATAACCAGCGTCCGCCGATGTGGTTGCGGGTTAACCAACAGCACCACGAACGTGATGCATGGCTGGCCCTGCTGACTGAAAGTGGCAGGAATGCACAGCCTGCTGACGATGTGCCGGATGCACTGCGGCTCGATGCCCCTGCTCCGGTCAGTCAGTTACCAGGCTTCGGGCAGGGTTGGGTGACCGTGCAGGATTTGTCCGCTCAGCGCTGTGCTTTGCTGCTTGAACCCCAAAACGGCGAACAGATTCTGGATCTATGTGCTGCACCCGGCGGTAAAACGACCCATATTCTCGAAATCGCGCCGGAAGCAGAAGTCATGGCCGTCGACGTAGATGCACAGCGCCTTAAACGCGTTGAGGAAAATCTGCAGCGACTGGGCATGAAAGCAGATGTTAAACAGGGTGATGGACGGACGCCGCAGCAGTGGTGCGGTGATCGGCCGTTTGACCGAATTCTGCTGGATGCCCCCTGCTCTGCTACCGGAGTGATCCGACGTCATCCAGACATCAAGTGGCTGCGTCGCGATCGTGATATCGCCGAGCTGGCAAAGCTTCAGTCTGAAATTCTTGATGCTGTCTGGCCGCACCTGAAACCAGGCGGTACGCTGATTTATGCTACCTGTTCCATCCTGCCTGAAGAGAATCATCAGCAGATAGATGCTTTCCTGCAGCGCCAGCACGATGCACAAGCCGTTCCCCTCAGGGATGCACCCGCGAATGGCCTACAGGTATTCCCGCAAGCCGAAGGCGGAGATGGTTTCTTCTACGCTAAGCTGATAAAGAAATCGGGTACAAACTGA
- the fmt gene encoding methionyl-tRNA formyltransferase, which yields MSAPLKIIFAGTPDFAARHLDALLASEHQVIGVFTQPDRPAGRGNKLTPGPVKTLAMAHDIPVYQPKSLRPEENQQLVADLKADVMVVVAYGLILPKAVLDMPRLGCINVHGSLLPRWRGAAPIQRALWAGDSETGVTIMQMDVGLDTGDMLHKLACPITAQDTSATLYDKLAELGPQGLLDTLTLLSTQQATPEKQDEALANYAEKLSKEEARLDWTLSAEQLERCIRAFNPWPMSFFTIDDQPVKVWQASVLPHSDRSPGEIIHADKRGIQVATAQGVLNLLQLQPAGKKPMSAQDLLNSRREWFEPGTLLD from the coding sequence GTGTCTGCCCCGCTAAAAATCATCTTTGCCGGCACACCTGACTTTGCAGCGCGTCATCTTGACGCGCTGCTTGCTTCTGAACATCAGGTTATCGGTGTATTCACCCAACCCGACCGCCCGGCGGGTCGCGGTAACAAATTAACCCCAGGCCCGGTCAAAACGCTGGCGATGGCACATGACATTCCTGTGTATCAGCCTAAGTCACTGCGACCGGAAGAGAATCAGCAGCTGGTTGCTGACCTTAAGGCTGATGTGATGGTTGTTGTGGCCTACGGATTAATTCTGCCAAAGGCCGTGCTTGATATGCCACGTCTGGGCTGCATCAACGTTCATGGTTCACTGCTGCCACGCTGGCGTGGAGCCGCACCGATTCAACGTGCGCTCTGGGCTGGCGACAGCGAAACCGGCGTGACCATCATGCAGATGGATGTGGGGCTGGACACCGGCGATATGCTGCACAAGCTTGCCTGTCCGATTACTGCCCAGGATACCAGTGCAACGCTATACGATAAGCTGGCTGAACTTGGACCACAGGGACTGCTGGATACGCTGACCTTACTGAGCACTCAGCAGGCTACACCTGAAAAACAGGATGAAGCGCTGGCCAACTATGCTGAGAAGCTCAGTAAAGAGGAGGCACGTCTTGACTGGACACTCTCAGCAGAACAGCTTGAACGTTGTATTCGCGCGTTTAACCCGTGGCCGATGAGCTTTTTCACCATTGATGATCAACCGGTGAAAGTCTGGCAGGCAAGCGTTCTGCCTCACAGCGATCGTTCGCCGGGTGAAATTATTCATGCGGATAAACGTGGCATCCAGGTGGCGACCGCTCAGGGTGTACTGAATCTACTGCAGTTGCAGCCCGCCGGTAAAAAACCGATGTCGGCTCAGGATCTTCTCAACTCGCGCCGGGAATGGTTTGAACCTGGAACCCTTCTGGACTGA
- the def gene encoding peptide deformylase yields MSVLQVLHFPDERLRKVAAPVKEVNADIQRIVDDMFETMYAEEGIGLAATQVDIHQRIIVIDVSESREERLVLINPELLEKSGETGIEEGCLSIPEQRAFVPRAERVKVRALDRDGNSFELEASELLAICIQHEIDHLEGKLFIDYLSPLKRQRIKTKLEKLARQNAQAS; encoded by the coding sequence ATGTCAGTTTTGCAGGTATTACATTTCCCTGACGAGCGTCTTCGCAAAGTCGCTGCGCCCGTTAAAGAAGTTAACGCAGACATTCAGCGTATCGTTGATGATATGTTCGAGACGATGTATGCCGAAGAAGGTATCGGTCTTGCCGCTACGCAGGTCGATATTCATCAGCGCATTATCGTGATTGATGTCTCTGAAAGTCGTGAAGAACGTTTAGTTCTGATTAACCCTGAGCTGCTGGAAAAAAGCGGCGAAACCGGTATTGAAGAGGGTTGCCTCTCAATTCCGGAACAGCGCGCATTTGTTCCACGTGCAGAGCGGGTTAAAGTCCGTGCACTTGATCGTGACGGTAACAGTTTCGAGCTGGAAGCCAGCGAGTTACTGGCCATCTGTATCCAGCATGAGATCGATCATCTGGAAGGCAAACTGTTTATCGATTATCTGTCGCCTCTGAAGCGGCAACGAATCAAAACTAAGTTAGAGAAACTGGCGCGTCAGAACGCCCAGGCTTCCTGA
- the dprA gene encoding DNA-protecting protein DprA, with the protein MDKIAQYVRLAAVTGMTGKRWIDVAQQTGGQVADKEQLIRLGLDASQRQQYYDFSAKKLPELYDWLAQSPAHHLITALDEAYPARLKETSRFPPLLYIHGDPAVISTPQLAVVGSRNCSHNGRYWCDWFTQHLSLSGLTITSGLARGIDGVAHKAALNVKGKTVAVLGSGLQNLYPKNHADLAAEIVEQGGAVISEFPLATLPHPANFPRRNRIISGLSHGVLVVEASLKSGSLVTARYALEQNRNVYALPGAIGNPLSEGVNWLIQQGALLVAHPNNIVEDLAGALNWLPATQADEIYSEVSDDAPLPFADVLANVGDDVTPVDVVAERAGQSVPVISAQLLELELAGWIAAVPGGYVRLRRACHVRRTDVFV; encoded by the coding sequence ATGGACAAAATAGCGCAGTACGTGCGGCTGGCAGCCGTCACTGGAATGACAGGGAAACGCTGGATTGACGTCGCACAGCAGACAGGTGGCCAGGTAGCAGATAAGGAGCAGCTTATCCGATTAGGGTTAGATGCCAGTCAGCGCCAGCAATATTATGATTTCAGTGCAAAAAAACTTCCAGAATTGTATGACTGGCTGGCACAGAGTCCGGCTCATCATCTGATTACTGCGTTGGACGAGGCCTATCCAGCCCGTCTCAAAGAAACGAGCCGCTTTCCGCCACTGCTCTATATTCATGGCGATCCTGCTGTGATAAGTACTCCTCAGTTAGCGGTGGTGGGGAGTCGAAACTGTTCACATAATGGCCGTTACTGGTGCGACTGGTTTACTCAGCACTTAAGCCTCAGCGGTCTGACCATTACCAGCGGACTGGCCCGGGGTATTGATGGTGTTGCACATAAGGCAGCACTCAACGTGAAGGGCAAAACGGTGGCTGTACTGGGCAGTGGGTTACAAAATCTCTATCCCAAAAATCATGCCGACCTTGCCGCAGAGATTGTTGAGCAGGGTGGTGCTGTGATTTCTGAATTTCCGCTGGCGACCCTGCCGCATCCGGCGAATTTTCCACGCCGTAATCGTATCATCAGCGGTCTGAGTCATGGGGTGCTGGTGGTAGAAGCCTCGCTGAAGAGTGGCTCACTGGTGACGGCACGTTATGCGCTGGAGCAGAATCGCAATGTCTATGCCTTACCTGGCGCGATCGGCAATCCATTAAGTGAAGGCGTTAACTGGCTGATTCAGCAGGGTGCGCTGCTGGTGGCCCACCCCAATAACATTGTGGAAGATCTGGCTGGTGCGCTGAACTGGCTGCCAGCGACACAGGCCGACGAAATTTATTCTGAGGTGAGTGACGATGCTCCATTGCCATTTGCTGATGTGTTGGCTAACGTAGGTGATGATGTTACACCTGTTGACGTTGTCGCTGAACGTGCCGGCCAATCTGTGCCAGTTATCTCAGCTCAGTTGCTGGAACTGGAGTTAGCAGGATGGATCGCAGCTGTACCCGGCGGCTATGTCCGATTGAGGAGGGCATGCCATGTTCGACGTACTGATGTATTTGTTTGA
- the smg gene encoding DUF494 family protein Smg, which translates to MFDVLMYLFETYIHNEAEMGVDQDRLTDDLTDAGFHREDVYSALNWLERLADYQEGLVEPVLLTSDPLSMRIYTDEESKRLDADSRGFLLFLEQIQVLNLETREMVIERIMALDTSEFDLEDLKWVVLMVLFNIPGCENAYQQMEELLFDVNEGMLH; encoded by the coding sequence ATGTTCGACGTACTGATGTATTTGTTTGAGACATATATCCACAACGAAGCAGAAATGGGTGTTGATCAGGACAGATTGACAGACGACCTGACGGATGCCGGGTTCCATCGTGAAGATGTTTACAGTGCGCTGAACTGGCTGGAAAGACTGGCTGATTATCAGGAAGGGCTGGTTGAGCCAGTTTTACTGACAAGTGATCCGCTCTCCATGCGTATTTATACCGACGAAGAGAGCAAGCGTTTAGATGCTGATAGCCGTGGTTTTCTGCTGTTCCTGGAGCAGATTCAGGTGCTGAACCTGGAAACCCGTGAAATGGTCATCGAACGTATCATGGCGCTGGATACCTCTGAGTTTGACCTGGAGGATCTCAAATGGGTGGTGCTGATGGTGTTGTTCAACATCCCGGGATGTGAAAATGCCTATCAGCAGATGGAAGAACTGCTATTCGACGTCAATGAAGGTATGCTGCATTAA
- a CDS encoding topoisomerase DNA-binding C4 zinc finger domain-containing protein, translating to MSKAALFTVRKQDPCPACGAELVIRSGKHGPFLGCANYPACDYIRPLKGQADGHVVKVLEGHACPECGADKVLRQGRFGMFIGCSCYPECGYTETIDKPDETSLACPQCHEGRLVQRRSRYGKTFHSCDRYPACQFVVNLTPVAGICPYCEYPLLVEKKTAQGIKRFCASKSCGKAIAEENS from the coding sequence ATGAGTAAAGCTGCACTCTTCACCGTGCGTAAACAGGATCCCTGCCCCGCTTGCGGGGCAGAACTGGTTATTCGCTCCGGTAAACATGGTCCTTTTCTGGGCTGCGCGAACTACCCGGCTTGCGACTACATTCGACCTTTAAAAGGTCAGGCCGATGGCCACGTGGTCAAAGTGCTGGAAGGCCACGCCTGTCCAGAATGTGGTGCGGATAAAGTGCTGCGGCAGGGACGTTTTGGCATGTTTATCGGCTGCAGCTGCTATCCGGAATGCGGATACACCGAAACCATCGATAAACCGGATGAAACCTCGCTGGCCTGTCCTCAGTGCCATGAAGGCCGGTTAGTTCAGCGGCGTTCCCGTTACGGCAAAACGTTTCACTCCTGCGATCGCTATCCCGCCTGCCAGTTTGTTGTGAATCTGACACCCGTTGCCGGAATCTGTCCTTATTGTGAGTATCCACTGTTAGTTGAAAAAAAGACGGCGCAGGGCATTAAACGATTCTGTGCCAGTAAGAGTTGTGGCAAAGCCATCGCTGAAGAGAATTCATAG
- the tsaC gene encoding L-threonylcarbamoyladenylate synthase type 1 TsaC encodes MENQHLADSFENCLAHLNRQAVIAYPTEAVFGLGCDPDSESAVMALLALKQRPVEKGLILIAADYTQLEPYISARELSVMQRERMFACWPGPVTFVVPVPPQTPRWLTGQFDSLAIRVSDHPDVQALCRAFGKPLVSTSANLSGLPPCRTAEEVKQQFGEHFPVLSGKTGGRLNPSEIRDVISGELIRQG; translated from the coding sequence ATGGAAAATCAACACCTCGCCGATTCATTTGAAAATTGCTTAGCGCATCTGAATCGTCAGGCGGTCATCGCCTATCCAACTGAAGCTGTATTTGGTCTGGGCTGTGACCCTGACAGTGAATCTGCCGTCATGGCCTTGCTGGCGCTGAAACAGCGTCCGGTAGAAAAGGGACTTATCCTGATTGCCGCTGATTACACCCAGCTTGAACCTTATATCTCCGCACGCGAACTTTCGGTGATGCAGCGTGAGCGGATGTTTGCATGCTGGCCCGGTCCTGTGACCTTTGTCGTCCCCGTTCCACCACAAACCCCTCGCTGGCTGACCGGGCAGTTTGATTCGCTGGCCATTCGCGTCAGTGACCATCCCGATGTGCAGGCGCTTTGCCGCGCATTTGGTAAACCGCTGGTTTCAACCAGCGCAAATCTGTCGGGTCTGCCTCCCTGCCGCACGGCGGAAGAAGTGAAGCAACAGTTTGGTGAGCACTTCCCGGTTCTGTCGGGAAAAACCGGTGGCCGCCTTAATCCCTCTGAAATCCGCGATGTGATTAGCGGCGAACTTATACGTCAGGGTTAA
- the aroE gene encoding shikimate dehydrogenase, whose amino-acid sequence MDQFAVFGNPISHSKSPLIHQAFAEQTGIEHRYGRICAPIDGFPQALSAFFEQGGRGANVTLPFKQQAWEFADQLSERAALSGAVNTVKKLSDGQILGDNTDGIGLLSDLERLKMINAGDNVLLVGAGGAARGVILPLLSAGVTLTVVNRTAARAEELATLFGENGPIRACRFEQLTGQHFDLIVNATSSGVNGETPPLPSDVIHSGVQCYDMFYQSGLTPFLRWCQGHGTNHLADGLGMLVGQAAHAFYIWHGVMPDIAPVIAQLKQAMQS is encoded by the coding sequence ATGGATCAATTCGCCGTTTTCGGTAATCCCATCAGCCACAGTAAATCACCGCTGATCCATCAGGCTTTCGCTGAGCAGACGGGTATTGAACATCGCTATGGTCGCATCTGCGCCCCGATTGATGGTTTTCCCCAGGCGCTCTCTGCCTTTTTTGAACAGGGAGGTCGTGGTGCCAATGTGACGTTGCCTTTTAAACAGCAGGCATGGGAGTTTGCCGATCAGCTGAGTGAACGTGCAGCCCTGTCCGGCGCGGTAAACACGGTGAAAAAACTCAGTGATGGTCAGATCCTGGGGGACAACACGGATGGCATTGGCCTGTTAAGTGACCTTGAGCGGCTTAAGATGATCAACGCTGGCGACAATGTATTGCTGGTGGGCGCGGGCGGGGCTGCTCGCGGCGTCATTCTGCCATTGCTTTCAGCGGGCGTGACACTGACCGTCGTCAATCGTACAGCTGCACGCGCTGAAGAGCTGGCGACGCTGTTTGGAGAGAATGGGCCTATCCGGGCATGTCGTTTTGAACAGCTGACGGGTCAGCACTTCGATCTGATCGTTAATGCCACTTCAAGCGGTGTGAATGGAGAAACGCCTCCTTTACCTTCTGACGTGATCCATTCCGGCGTGCAGTGCTATGACATGTTTTACCAAAGCGGGCTGACGCCTTTCCTGCGCTGGTGTCAGGGGCATGGCACGAATCATCTGGCAGATGGTTTGGGTATGCTGGTGGGGCAGGCTGCTCATGCCTTCTATATATGGCACGGAGTAATGCCAGACATTGCTCCGGTCATTGCTCAGCTTAAGCAGGCCATGCAGTCGTGA
- a CDS encoding DUF1488 domain-containing protein: MNQAIQFPDDEAYDAELKAVCFPVLVNGMRLNCAISCESLISRFGEGEAMALFQHHRWDLEDEAEEAIRQDNVDAQGWVWLASAR, from the coding sequence GTGAATCAGGCGATACAGTTCCCTGATGATGAAGCCTATGATGCTGAACTCAAGGCGGTTTGTTTCCCGGTACTGGTCAACGGCATGCGGCTGAACTGTGCAATCAGCTGTGAGTCGTTGATATCACGTTTTGGTGAAGGAGAGGCGATGGCGCTGTTTCAGCACCATCGCTGGGATCTGGAGGATGAGGCGGAAGAGGCTATCCGTCAGGATAACGTTGATGCTCAGGGCTGGGTCTGGTTAGCGTCAGCCAGGTAA
- a CDS encoding gamma carbonic anhydrase family protein has translation MTSALRPYKDLFPQTGQRVMVDSSSVVVGDVIMEDDVSIWPLVAIRGDVNQVRIGARTNVQDGSVLHVTHKSAANPQGFPLIIGEEVTVGHKAMLHGCTIGDRVLVGMGSILLDGVIVEDEVMIGAGSLVPPGKRLESGYLYLGSPVKQIRPLNDSEKEGLRYSANNYVGWKDDYLADANQTQP, from the coding sequence ATGACTTCCGCCCTACGCCCCTATAAAGATCTTTTCCCGCAAACTGGCCAGCGCGTTATGGTCGATTCAAGCAGTGTTGTCGTTGGTGATGTGATTATGGAGGATGACGTCAGCATCTGGCCGCTTGTTGCGATCAGGGGTGACGTGAATCAGGTCCGGATCGGTGCCCGAACCAATGTGCAGGACGGCAGTGTTCTGCACGTTACGCATAAATCTGCCGCCAATCCGCAAGGCTTCCCTCTTATTATTGGCGAGGAGGTCACGGTCGGCCATAAAGCGATGCTGCACGGCTGTACCATTGGCGATCGCGTGCTGGTCGGAATGGGATCGATTTTGCTTGATGGCGTAATAGTAGAAGATGAGGTGATGATTGGTGCCGGCAGTCTGGTGCCGCCAGGTAAAAGACTGGAGAGTGGCTATCTCTATCTGGGGAGTCCGGTGAAGCAAATCAGGCCGCTTAATGACAGCGAAAAAGAAGGGTTACGCTATTCCGCTAACAACTATGTGGGCTGGAAAGATGATTACCTGGCTGACGCTAACCAGACCCAGCCCTGA